The DNA region AATTATCAAGCACGTCAAAAATATGACGGCTGTTGTGAGTAACAATGGAGATCGTTATTCTATCATTCATATTTTTGCCCCTCGTTAAAAGTAAACGTCTAGTGGATCCTCACGTTTTGTTTGATAGCATCAATGAATCGATGATTCTTTCATTGATACTCATTTTCTTGATACATTAGTTGAATTTTATGAGAGCGGAGCAAAACTTGATTTGTTTTGTCCCGCTCTCTTACTTTACTTAATGACTAAATTATAACATAGCCCAAAATGCCAGCAAAGATTCTTCTAAACACTTTTACTTTTTTTTAGAATGTTTGCCTAGCCGCTTTTCAAGTTGTTGATGGCGAAATTCTCGATTTCCAAACATACGTAAAATAAACATCAATGGTTGATGATTCTCACCGACCAATCCAATCATCTCAATAAACAGCTCTAACCCGATCGCACTGAACACGATCAACAAAATCGAAGCTAAATTACTAGCATAACTAAACAACAGCGCCACAAAAGAAAAGACCAACGCTAAACCGTAAATAGTCATAACTGCCCCTTTATGTGTAAATCCTAAAGAAAGTAAGCGATGGTGCAAGTGCATTTTATCTGCAGATGAAATCGGCCGCTTGTTCATCAAACGTCGAATAATTGCATAAACCGTGTCTGTGATCGGTACACCTAAAATGATCATTGGCGTAATCACTGTAATAAATGTCGCATTTTTCAATCCCTGCAAAGACATGACGGCAATCATAAATCCTAAAAATAGCGCACCTGTATCTCCTAAAAAGATCTTTGCTGGATAAAAATTATATGGGAAAAACCCTGCAATACTTGCAACTAAAACAAAGATCACAATTGGAATATACACTGTTTTCGCATGAAGGAAAAAATAGCCAATAACCCCAATCGTTGTCAAGCTTATGATCGAAACACCTGAAGCTAGACCATCTAATCCATCGATCAGGTTGATTGCATTCGTAATTGCCAAGATCCAAAATAAAGTCAATGGTAAACTCAGCCAGCGTAAATCAATTTGTCCTAAAAAAGGTAAGGTAACCATCTCAATACGAATATCTTTAACAAAGAAATAAACCACCAAAGCACCTAAAAGAACACCCACTGTTTTTTTCTTTGGTGATAATTCATAAATATCGTCGATCAGCCCTGTAGCTACAACAATTCCTGCGCCTAAGATGATGGGCCAAATATAATTTGTTGGAATGATCGATTGAAACAAGACTAGACAAGAAAACGAAAAAACAAAATAAATGCCCAACCCACCTGCTGTTGGCATATTTTTCGTATTTACTCTTCTTTCCCCGGGTGCATCATATGCCCCTATTCTAAAAGCCAATAACTTAACGATCGGCGTAACAATCAAGGATAAAATAAACGTCAAAAAAAGACGGATAAAAATTTCGTAAATAAACATTGACATGAAGGAACCTACTTTCTTAATGTACATCGTATATTATACCGAATCATTTCACATTTACAAGTTGGAACAAGTGTTTCGGTCAAGGCAGAGAAGACTCTCTGTTTAAAGGTCACTCACCCAAATGCATTTAAACTATTTCTTGATTTTTTCTTTTATTTTATCCATTAATCGATTGATCACACCATAACGATGCTCGATCTGCTCGTTAGATGTATATTCTTTGACCACAGCATTGATGATTCCACCCAAAATAATGATCGTCGCAGCAAAATTCAGCCACAACATCAAAATAATAAAGCTTCCGATGATCTGATAACTGGCAATTTTTGAACTAAAATATTTAATATACAATCCAAATACCTGAGACAAAAGCATCCAGCCAATCGTTGAAAAGACCGCACCAGGGATGATCGACCGAAAATTCAAGCGGGCATTTGGCACTACGCGATAAATCAAACACATGATGACCATCAAAACAAGTGTTGTTATCGGCCATTTCAACGTCTGGAACGTATCAATAAAGTCTGTTGAAAAATGAAAGATCGGCTGTAAAAAATCTAAAATCGTTTTTCCAAGACCTAATACACCGACCACTCCGACTACCGCTGTCAACAATAAAACGATCACAAATAGGGACATCAAACGGACAATAATGAAGTTTTTCCGCTGCTCTACACCAAAAGCCTTATTCATCGCGATTTGTAGTGCATTGATACTTTGACTCGCACTCCACAAAGCAGTTAACGCTGAGATAGATAATAAACTACCCGATCTTTGAGTCAAAAGAGATTTGATCGCAGATTGCAGATCATTGAAAATCGTTTCTGGTATAGCTTCTGCAATGTAAGGAAGCACATCGTTTGGATCAATATGTAAATACGGCAGAATATTTCCTACCGCTATCAATAGAGGAAAGAGAGACAAAAGTAAATAATAAGCCACTACTACCGAAGTATTCCCAATCTCAGAATCAACCATACGGCGTTGGGTCGTTTCAATGAAACGCATTAAGTTTTCATTGTTTTTTACTTTGTCCACTAATTTCATGCGTACTCTCCTCTACTCTACTCTTTTTCATTAATATGTTAATTCTTCACCTTGAGAAGTCAAAATTTTAGGACCTTCCTTGGTAATTGCTAATGTATGTTCAAATTGACAGCTAAGACCGCCATCCAGCGTATAAGCTGTCCAGCCGTTCGGATCCATTTTCATGCGCCAAGTTCCAGTATTGACCATTGGCTCGATCGTAATGACCATACCTTCTTTCAAACGTAAGCCTTTACCAGCTTCTCCATAATGAGGGATCACAGGACTTTCATGAATCGTTGGTCCAACACCGTGACCTACAAAATCTCTAACAACGGATAAGTTTTCACTTTCAACATATGTTTGGATCGCATGACCGATATCACCAATGCGGTTCCCGACTTTTGCTTGCTCGATTCCCAAATACAATGCTTTTCTTGTCACTTCCATTAAATGATCTAGCTCCGGCGTCGAATTACCTACGACATACGCCCAGCAGGAATCAGAAACAGCCCCTTTAAGGTCGATACACATATCCACTTTGATCAAATCTCCATCTTTCAGTGGCTTTTTCCGAGGAAAGCCATGGCAAATTTCATCATTGATACTACAGCAGGTAGCATATTTATAATCTTCAAAGCCGATTTGGGCAGCAATCCCGCCGTGACTTTCAATAAAGTCACGAACAAAAACTTCGATATCCCAGCTTGTGATCCCTGGTTTGATAAATGTGCGTAGATGACGGTGAACATCTGCCAATAGTTCTCCAGATTCATCCATCATTTCAATTTCTCTTGGTGATTTTAGTGTAATCATTCAATCTCTTCCTCCTAAAATTTAAAAGCGTATCAGGCTTGCTCAATTCTGATAAAAAATTAGCCAAGTAACGCTTTTGTCCAGCGATATATTTTAGTCTCTTCCTATTTCTGGAGACCGGCTAGCCAAGCTAGATAATCTTTATACTAAGAGTATTTTATCATAATTTGTGAAAATTTCACTGAAAAGTCGTTTTGAAATCCTGCACAAACGATATTTATACTAAACAAACATAAACAATCACTTGATATCAAAGGTTTATTCATTCAATGAGCTACTTCTTAGAAATGCCTCATTTTGTAATTTACACGACCTTCCTTCTTCTGCTATAATCATGATTGTATTACTTGAAGGAGGAAATTCTAATGACCTTAGCTAAAATTGTTTATGCAAGTATGACTGGAAATACAGAAGAGATCGCTGATATCGTCGCAGAAGCTTTCGAAAACTTAGATATTGAAGTTGAAATCAACGAATGTACTCAGGTGGACCCTGAAGATTTTGAAGATGCAGATATTTGTGTTGTTGCTACATACACTTATGGAGACGGCGAGTTGCCTGACGAGATCGTTGACTTCTATGAAGAGCTTCAAGAAATCGATCTTTCTGGAAAAACATACGGTGTTTGTGGTTCTGGAGATACTTTCTATGATGATTTTTGTAAATCTGTAGATGATTTTGACGCAGTATTCACAAAAATCGGTGCAACTAAAGGCGCAGACAACGTAAAAGTTGATTTAGCTGCAGAAGAAGAAGACATCCAAAACTTAGAAGCCTTTGCTAAAAAATTAGCAGAAGCCGTTAAATAATCAAGAAAATAGACTGGGAAAAACATTGTATATGCTTTTTCCAGTCTATTTTTTAATTATCAATATCGATCGGTGTATCTCGTTCAAGGATCTGCTCAATAGCTTCTAGCATCAAGCGTTCGATTTGTTCGTCACTTGGGTGGATAATACCAGATGTCATCAAAGCAGCGATCCCTGTTGCAACGATCCATGTGCCCATATGCAAAGAATTGATTTCAGTATCATTCAGTTTTTCGTAATCCGGATCTTGTTTGACTGCCGTTGAAAAGTAATTATAGGAAAACTCCTGCATTCTCTTCCCGCCGCCATATTCTTCCAAATATAACGCGCGATACAATTTACTTTCATTTTTAGCAAAGTGGATATAGTTCAACGCTAGATCGACAATCGTATTTCCTGTGTGAGCGACAGGGAATACTTCGTTTGCTAAATATTGATGGATTTTTTCGAAGAGTTCTTCTTTTAAATCATCCATATTTTTAAATTCTAAATAAATAGGTTGTGTTGAGCATTTCATTTGGGTTGCAATGTTACGTGCGGTGAATTTTGAAAAGCCTTCGTTGGCCACTACTTCGTATGCAGCATTTAAAATCTGATCTTTAGTAATTGTTTTTTTTCTTGCCATAATCCTTCAATCCCCTCTACCTATCCTTTACAACGCTTCCATATAAATACTATAGTTATTGTAACACGATTTAAGTTTTCTGCAAAATACTAGTCCTTTATTTTATATTATTTTATTTATTCGATTATACCTACCTTTATAGCCCTTTTTTATATAATTAAATAAACAAAAATCAATGCTCGATCGTTTGAGTTCGCACGTTCTCCATGTTATGATATTCACAGTCAAATGAATGAAAATTAGGAGGTTACACTATGACATTACCGAATTTTGAGGAAACGCTAAAAAAATATGCTCGTTTAATTGTTGAAACAGGTGTAAACGTTCAAAAAGGACAAAGCATTGTTCTACAAATCAGTGTGGATCAAGCACCCTTAGCTAGACTGATCACTGAAGAAGCATACAAATTAGGTGCAGGAGAAGTGATCGTTCAATGGACGGACGATCAGGTTCAACGTCAATTTTTACTGCATGCTGATGAAAAATATTTAGAAAATATCCCACAATATAAAATCGACCAAACCGATGACTGGGTCAACAAAGGTGCTAGCAGAATCAGCGTTGTTTCTGCTGATCCTGATGCTTTATCCGGTGTGGATACTGATCGTGTCGCTTCTTTCCAAGCAGCCTCAGGTAAAGCTTTGATGAATTTAAGAAAAGCAACACAAGCAAATAAAGTCAGCTGGAGTGTTGTCGCAGCTGCTGGTAAAGAATGGGCAGCGAAGGTTTTCCCTGATTTAGCAGATAGTGAACAACAAGTCGATGCTCTTTGGAATGAAATATTCAAAACAACTCGCGTATATGAAGAAGATCCAGTAGCAGCTTGGCACGCACATGACGTGAAGTTAGCAACAAAAGCAGCCGAATTGAATGAAGAACAATTTGATGCACTGCATTATACAGCCCCTGGCACAGATTTAGTGATTGGACTTCCTAAAAATCATTTATGGGAAGGCGCAGGCAGTGACAATGTCCGTGGAGAAAAATTCATGGCAAATATGCCAACAGAAGAAGTCTTTACTGCTCCTGATTGTCGCCGTGTGGACGGCGTTGTTTCTAGTACCAAACCATTAAGTTATGCCGGAACGACTATTTCCGGAATGACATTTACGTTCAAAGCTGGTAAGGTCACTGATTTTTCTGCTGAACAAGGCCAAGAGGTTTTAGAAACATTGCTCGACACAGATGAAGGTGCTCGTCAGTTAGGCGAAGTCGCTTTAGTTCCTGATCCGTCTCCTATTTCTCAATCTGGTATTACTTTTTATAATACTTTGTTTGACGAAAATGCTTCAAACCATTTAGCTTTTGGTTCTGCCTATGCTTTTAGCGTTAAAGGGGGTACTGAAATGACTGAAGAGGAATTAGAAACGGTAGGACTAAATCGCAGTCAAACCCACGTTGATTTTATGATTGGTTCGGATCAAATGAACATTGATGGTATTCGCACAGATGGTACAAGAGTTCCTATTTTCCGTAATGGAGATTGGGCATAAGAATTCATTTAACTCTTAATAAAGAAATGAATTCTACGAACAAATAGATACTAAAAAAACCTGTGAAGCGAATGTACGCTTTACAGGTTTTCTTTATATTAATACGGGAAGTAAAAGTCTACTGTGTAACCAATTGTTTTCAGGCCTTGTCTAATTTGATAAATATCACAAGAAACAGCTTTACGATTTTTATCATTCAATACTGATAATGCAAATGCTTCAACTGATTTAGTATCTTTAAATAGTTTTAATCCATTTTTCAAATATGAATTTGGCACACCTAATTTTTTGGGATCCAACTCACCAGCATATTTTTTATTTTCTCTATAAGACGTTTTCGCTGATGTATTGATCGTTACATAATTTTTCTTAGGTACTAGTTTGACTTCGATCGCTTCTAAGCGATAAGAATATCTTGATGTTCCAGCGGGAAGTCCACCTTTTTCCCAGCCCATCCAGCCAAATTCTTGTGCATGGACACGGTAAAATACATCATATACTTGCGCTAATTGACCTGTCAATTTGATTTGAATCGCTTCTAAACGTTTCTTTTGACCAGATGTCCCTGAGGTTTGACCATTCTTTTTCCAAGCTTGCCAGCCAATATCTTGTACATGAGTACGATATTGGATATCACCTGTATAACCAGAATTGACTTTCAATTGAATGGCTTCTAAACGTTTTTTCTGTCCTGACGTTCCAGAAACCTGTGCATTCTTCTTCCAACCTTGCCAGCCAATATCTTGCACATGAGTGCGATAAGTTACTTCCGGCGCTGCAGCAGCACGTGAAATAGCTGGTGCCGCATCTGGCTCTACAGAGTCCGATAAAACGCTCTCACTTTCAAAATTACCATAGGGTGTAATAGTGACTTCTTCTTCGGCATGGGCAGCAGTTGTACCAAAAATAGCAGCTCCAACTAAACCTAACAACAATAAACGAACCTTTTTCATTTTCTCACATTCCTTTCTTTGTAACATCATAATTATATAATAGTTACTCATTAGATTACAATAGTCATTCGAAAGAAATACATCAATTTTCTGCATTATTTTTATGCATAATGATAACTAACCTAAAAAAATAAGCATGTATTCAACATGCAAATCCATCTTTTACACACTTATTTCTTCATCTGTCATACTAGCAGCCTTCGCCAAGCTATTGATTTTAACCATTATCCATGATCATTGAACGTCCCCGACACGATTTGAACGTGCGACCTATTGCTTAGGAGGCAATTGCTCTATCCAGCTGAGCTACGGGAACTCAGGAGATGTTTTCATCTTTCAATGAAAACATCTGTTTTTATTTTAAAAGTCTTTTCAATTGATGTCAACAGGAATAATGCTCTATCTTTTTGAGTATAGATTTTTTAAAAATACTCTTCTAAAACAGGTTTTCCTTTTACCAGCCGGTCACCCAATTCCTCTAGCAGCTTACTTTCTCCATGTATTCTTTCATAAAAGAGCAATTCACTACTTGTGCAATACCCCATAAACAATTGCGTCCACGCTTGGATCGTTCCATTGATCACCCTTGAAGAGTCTATTTTTTCAGAGCATTTCTCTACTGTCCCCTGTCCAGCTTCATTGATGCTCAGCCTCCACGTTCCTTCATTCCAAGGAGCGTAAAAATCCACTACTTCAAAATAATACGTCTCTTTTTTTCCAGGCGCAAAAGGATATCGATGCAAGAAAGCTTCGATCGAGACGATTCTCCCCATCATAAAAGGTGTCAGCTTCATATCAACGAGAGGAGCCGGCATCAAATGACTTAAATCATGGCCCGTATGTCCTGTTTCAAAATAGAATTCTTGTGAAGAGCCATTGTGCGAACCGATAAAGCCCACAAGCGCCTGAAATGCTTGGTTAGACAAATAGCCCCATTCCTTGATAGTGAAACGCGCTGCACTGGATCGATAAATTAAATAGCCCGTTACATTCCCCTCCTCGTCTTCGTAAATGGCAAATGAATTCTTTTCATCGGAACCCAAGCTATAATCCAGCCACCAATTTTCCCGAATCATTCCACCCCGCTGATTTTTCTCTAAACCAGCATAAATTGTTTGACAAATCGGCTTGATTTCTTCAAAATTTACACGCTTCATCTTTCCTGAACCGACTTTTACATGCGGCCAATCTGCCGCCTTGATAGTATAGCTAATTTGCTCAAATAGCTGTTCAAAACCATATTTACGATAAAAAGGATAAGAAAATGGTGCTAGGTAAGCCAAAGAAGCCTCCTGCTCTGCCAAATCCTCCAATAGTTTTGACATGATCGCTGAAATACTGCCTTGGCCACGATATTCAGGATAAGACGAAACACAGCCGATACCAGCCATTTTATGAACTGTTCCATGAAAATCCACAGTGAATGGTGTAGAAATCACCTGACTCATCAAGACATTTTCTGAAAAGCAGCCATAGTTTTGCGAATGTTCTACAATTTGTTTAAAATGTTCCTTACGTTTTTCTGTTTTTTCTGAATTAAATGCATATGCAGCCAAATCAAACATTTCATTCAATTCTTTGATCCCCATCTGACGGATCGCTTTTTTCATATCATTTCACCCCAATTAAAGTAAACTTCATTTTCATTGTACTCTAAGTTAAAACTAGGCACCAGAAAAAAAGAAAATAGATGTGAAACAAAACGGATCACCCGTTTTGCCTCACATCCACTAGTTTAATTCTTGTTATTCCTCTGGTTCGCCTAAATTTGGATCCATTTTATTTGCTGCAAGAACAAACGGCGCCCAAATGACAAATGCGACAGCTAAATTGACCACTGTTAGAACAATTGCGCGCCAGTCTCCTGCAGTTGCCAGGAAACCGCTGATGATCGTTGGCATCACCCAGATCACATTCACAACAACAGGATTGACTAAGCCGGCCATCGTAGCAAAGTAAGCGATCGTAGCCGTTGCTAATGGAGCTAAGATAAATGGAATCAGCATGATCGGATTCAACACGACCGGCATCCCAAACATCACCGGCTCATTGATGTTGAACAAGCCTGGGCCCACACCAAGTTTTCCGACCGTTTTGTAGTCTGCACGTTTAGATAGAAGTAAAATCGAAATGATCAAGACCAGCGTAACACCAGCTCCACCCGGCCAAACAAACGCTTCAAATGAACCAGCAACCCATTTATAAGGAATTTCTTGTCCTTGCTGATACGCATTAGTATTGTCGACCATCGCTACCCCATAAATCGATTGTAAAACAGGAGACATGATATTTGTTCCATGTAAACCAAAGAACCATAGTACATGGACAAGCAATACGATCAAGAAAACTGCTCCATATCCTTGAGAAAGTCCGATCAATGGCGTCTGAATCGATTCAGAGATCCAGTCGATCAACAATTTTCCAGTGATTTTCTCAAAGATATGATAGATCATCGCTGATACATACAAAGCAAAGACGCCTGGAATGATTGCTGCAAATGCTTTTGATACTGCCGGCGGCACTGAATCAGGCATTTTGATAATAATATTTTTCTTCATTAACTTCGCAAAAATAATAACAGAAATAAACCCAAAAATCATTGCTGTAAATAAGCCTGTTCCACCCATATATTTACCAAAAGGGAAATAACCCCAAGCACCAGCTTCAATAGCTGATACACCGTCAACCGTATTGACTGTCGCTCCAGCATCCGTAAAAAGCTGAGTGATATTTTTTGGTAATTTCTCAGCTAAAGTAACGGTCGTTGTCGCACTTTGCGGTAATCCGATGAAAAATGCTGCTAGCGAAACTAACATTCCTGATAACACATCGACATCGTATGCTCTTGCAACATTACATCCCAATGAAGCCGCAAAAACAACTGCCATAATCGCTAACGTGCCTGTCCAAACTAATCCGTTGACTGCAATCACCGGCGTAAAGAATGTTGTAATTCCATTTCCTTCGCCCAAATACGTATTAGGAAAATCCCGCATAAACGCATTTAGCAACACTGCAATTGCCCCTGCCATCGTTACAGGCATCATCCCAATAAAGGCATCTCTTAGCGCAACTAAATGCTTCTGCGAGCCAATCTTCGCAGCTACCGGCAAGATGTACCTTTCCATCCAAGCTGTTAATCCATTCATTCTTTTCTTCCTCCTAAACATTATTTATTTAAAAAGTTTACACTTTTTAAAACAACTCCCCAAACAGTGACACATACAGCTAAAAAAAGATTGCATCATTATAACT from Enterococcus sp. 9D6_DIV0238 includes:
- a CDS encoding YihY/virulence factor BrkB family protein, with the protein product MKLVDKVKNNENLMRFIETTQRRMVDSEIGNTSVVVAYYLLLSLFPLLIAVGNILPYLHIDPNDVLPYIAEAIPETIFNDLQSAIKSLLTQRSGSLLSISALTALWSASQSINALQIAMNKAFGVEQRKNFIIVRLMSLFVIVLLLTAVVGVVGVLGLGKTILDFLQPIFHFSTDFIDTFQTLKWPITTLVLMVIMCLIYRVVPNARLNFRSIIPGAVFSTIGWMLLSQVFGLYIKYFSSKIASYQIIGSFIILMLWLNFAATIIILGGIINAVVKEYTSNEQIEHRYGVINRLMDKIKEKIKK
- a CDS encoding TetR/AcrR family transcriptional regulator; this encodes MARKKTITKDQILNAAYEVVANEGFSKFTARNIATQMKCSTQPIYLEFKNMDDLKEELFEKIHQYLANEVFPVAHTGNTIVDLALNYIHFAKNESKLYRALYLEEYGGGKRMQEFSYNYFSTAVKQDPDYEKLNDTEINSLHMGTWIVATGIAALMTSGIIHPSDEQIERLMLEAIEQILERDTPIDIDN
- a CDS encoding glycosyltransferase family 4 protein, translating into MSMFIYEIFIRLFLTFILSLIVTPIVKLLAFRIGAYDAPGERRVNTKNMPTAGGLGIYFVFSFSCLVLFQSIIPTNYIWPIILGAGIVVATGLIDDIYELSPKKKTVGVLLGALVVYFFVKDIRIEMVTLPFLGQIDLRWLSLPLTLFWILAITNAINLIDGLDGLASGVSIISLTTIGVIGYFFLHAKTVYIPIVIFVLVASIAGFFPYNFYPAKIFLGDTGALFLGFMIAVMSLQGLKNATFITVITPMIILGVPITDTVYAIIRRLMNKRPISSADKMHLHHRLLSLGFTHKGAVMTIYGLALVFSFVALLFSYASNLASILLIVFSAIGLELFIEMIGLVGENHQPLMFILRMFGNREFRHQQLEKRLGKHSKKK
- a CDS encoding PTS sugar transporter subunit IIC gives rise to the protein MNGLTAWMERYILPVAAKIGSQKHLVALRDAFIGMMPVTMAGAIAVLLNAFMRDFPNTYLGEGNGITTFFTPVIAVNGLVWTGTLAIMAVVFAASLGCNVARAYDVDVLSGMLVSLAAFFIGLPQSATTTVTLAEKLPKNITQLFTDAGATVNTVDGVSAIEAGAWGYFPFGKYMGGTGLFTAMIFGFISVIIFAKLMKKNIIIKMPDSVPPAVSKAFAAIIPGVFALYVSAMIYHIFEKITGKLLIDWISESIQTPLIGLSQGYGAVFLIVLLVHVLWFFGLHGTNIMSPVLQSIYGVAMVDNTNAYQQGQEIPYKWVAGSFEAFVWPGGAGVTLVLIISILLLSKRADYKTVGKLGVGPGLFNINEPVMFGMPVVLNPIMLIPFILAPLATATIAYFATMAGLVNPVVVNVIWVMPTIISGFLATAGDWRAIVLTVVNLAVAFVIWAPFVLAANKMDPNLGEPEE
- a CDS encoding aminopeptidase; this encodes MTLPNFEETLKKYARLIVETGVNVQKGQSIVLQISVDQAPLARLITEEAYKLGAGEVIVQWTDDQVQRQFLLHADEKYLENIPQYKIDQTDDWVNKGASRISVVSADPDALSGVDTDRVASFQAASGKALMNLRKATQANKVSWSVVAAAGKEWAAKVFPDLADSEQQVDALWNEIFKTTRVYEEDPVAAWHAHDVKLATKAAELNEEQFDALHYTAPGTDLVIGLPKNHLWEGAGSDNVRGEKFMANMPTEEVFTAPDCRRVDGVVSSTKPLSYAGTTISGMTFTFKAGKVTDFSAEQGQEVLETLLDTDEGARQLGEVALVPDPSPISQSGITFYNTLFDENASNHLAFGSAYAFSVKGGTEMTEEELETVGLNRSQTHVDFMIGSDQMNIDGIRTDGTRVPIFRNGDWA
- a CDS encoding flavodoxin, encoding MTLAKIVYASMTGNTEEIADIVAEAFENLDIEVEINECTQVDPEDFEDADICVVATYTYGDGELPDEIVDFYEELQEIDLSGKTYGVCGSGDTFYDDFCKSVDDFDAVFTKIGATKGADNVKVDLAAEEEDIQNLEAFAKKLAEAVK
- the map gene encoding type I methionyl aminopeptidase; its protein translation is MITLKSPREIEMMDESGELLADVHRHLRTFIKPGITSWDIEVFVRDFIESHGGIAAQIGFEDYKYATCCSINDEICHGFPRKKPLKDGDLIKVDMCIDLKGAVSDSCWAYVVGNSTPELDHLMEVTRKALYLGIEQAKVGNRIGDIGHAIQTYVESENLSVVRDFVGHGVGPTIHESPVIPHYGEAGKGLRLKEGMVITIEPMVNTGTWRMKMDPNGWTAYTLDGGLSCQFEHTLAITKEGPKILTSQGEELTY
- a CDS encoding Ig domain-containing protein, coding for MKKVRLLLLGLVGAAIFGTTAAHAEEEVTITPYGNFESESVLSDSVEPDAAPAISRAAAAPEVTYRTHVQDIGWQGWKKNAQVSGTSGQKKRLEAIQLKVNSGYTGDIQYRTHVQDIGWQAWKKNGQTSGTSGQKKRLEAIQIKLTGQLAQVYDVFYRVHAQEFGWMGWEKGGLPAGTSRYSYRLEAIEVKLVPKKNYVTINTSAKTSYRENKKYAGELDPKKLGVPNSYLKNGLKLFKDTKSVEAFALSVLNDKNRKAVSCDIYQIRQGLKTIGYTVDFYFPY
- a CDS encoding GNAT family N-acetyltransferase, giving the protein MKKAIRQMGIKELNEMFDLAAYAFNSEKTEKRKEHFKQIVEHSQNYGCFSENVLMSQVISTPFTVDFHGTVHKMAGIGCVSSYPEYRGQGSISAIMSKLLEDLAEQEASLAYLAPFSYPFYRKYGFEQLFEQISYTIKAADWPHVKVGSGKMKRVNFEEIKPICQTIYAGLEKNQRGGMIRENWWLDYSLGSDEKNSFAIYEDEEGNVTGYLIYRSSAARFTIKEWGYLSNQAFQALVGFIGSHNGSSQEFYFETGHTGHDLSHLMPAPLVDMKLTPFMMGRIVSIEAFLHRYPFAPGKKETYYFEVVDFYAPWNEGTWRLSINEAGQGTVEKCSEKIDSSRVINGTIQAWTQLFMGYCTSSELLFYERIHGESKLLEELGDRLVKGKPVLEEYF